In Ferribacterium limneticum, a genomic segment contains:
- a CDS encoding S1 family peptidase, whose amino-acid sequence MIEPLLLAAARISTFNEKILLTNASGFFFERDGRLFLVTSHHVVFDKKSKHFPTRIEIELHTNAANIAESTGFSIPLYRDGKSLWRQGLDAAGEIDVAVIEINRKALPKTAVYRAFSPQHLLTSLDHVEVGSSLLIVGFPLGFHDALHHTPVVRHAIIASSFGLRFQGEGFFLTDARTHRGSSGAPVVMRIAKTKPAHGDLPWMLLGIHSSRFDVGNRDLIEDEALGLNGAWYADILLKLTER is encoded by the coding sequence ATGATCGAACCGCTATTACTCGCCGCTGCCCGTATCTCGACTTTCAATGAAAAGATCTTGCTGACCAACGCCAGCGGGTTTTTCTTCGAGCGCGACGGGCGCCTGTTTCTGGTGACCAGCCACCACGTGGTGTTCGACAAGAAAAGCAAGCATTTCCCGACCCGGATCGAGATCGAGTTGCACACCAATGCGGCGAATATCGCCGAATCGACAGGCTTTTCGATTCCGCTCTACCGCGATGGCAAGAGCCTCTGGCGCCAGGGACTGGACGCCGCCGGGGAAATCGACGTGGCGGTCATCGAGATCAACCGCAAGGCCCTGCCCAAGACGGCTGTCTATCGTGCCTTCAGTCCGCAGCACCTGTTAACCAGTCTCGATCATGTCGAAGTCGGCTCATCATTGCTCATCGTCGGCTTCCCGCTCGGCTTTCATGACGCCCTGCACCATACGCCGGTGGTCCGCCATGCCATCATCGCCTCGTCATTCGGCCTGCGCTTTCAGGGGGAAGGTTTCTTTCTGACCGATGCGCGCACCCATCGCGGCAGCAGTGGCGCACCTGTCGTCATGCGCATTGCCAAGACCAAGCCGGCCCACGGCGATCTGCCATGGATGCTGCTCGGCATTCATTCTTCCCGCTTCGATGTCGGCAATCGCGACCTGATCGAGGACGAGGCATTGGGTCTGAACGGGGCCTGGTACGCCGACATCCTGCTCAAACTGACCGAGCGGTAA
- a CDS encoding ExeM/NucH family extracellular endonuclease, giving the protein MKIRPDSRHRFARNIIAASLMASTLPAFAAGVVISQVYGGGGNSGATLKNDFVELFNAGVSPVSLAGWSVQYGSATGTTWQVSALANVMLQPGQYYLVQEAVGAGGTASLPTPDAIGTIPMSATNGKVALVNSTTALSGANPVGSASVVDLVGFGTTPNGYETANTGVALSNTTAALRAANGCTDSNNNSTDFTTGSPAPRNTATSFNVCGGGTPANAPIITACPASSLAAGEVGSVLLSASDTDSRVNAASLAANAPAGFTLGTLTAANADGEAATVALNVASSVAAGNYAVAVNFANDEAQTASCTVNVLISGTTPIHAIQGSGATSPLVGQQVTTQGVVTKVMNSGFFMQDETPDSDPTTSEGIYVYTGSAPTVQLGQRVRVAATVAEYAVGTGAEAVANPLTELTSPAVSVLASGISIAPTTIAFPEAVEGDLEHYEGMLVHIEGPLTIGQNYFLGRYGQLTVAAGGRLEKPTNRYPAGSAEALAMADDNARRRLLLDDGSSLQNVNPTPYLAADNTVRAGDSINGLTGVIDYGLATSTSSGLSDYRLQPTEAPAISRTNPRTTGPEAVGGNIKVASFNVLNYFTTFTNGQTADGQSGQGCSLGGASAAANCRGANNAAEFTRQQAKIVNAIKALNADVVGLMEIQNNAAVAVQNLVAALNAAYGSQVYTAVTNINGSIGDDAIRVALIYKSAAVTPVGQAISDTDPIHNRPPLLQTFAAANGEKFSVVVNHFKSKGSCPTSGNDADQGDGQGCWNDVRTQQAQALRNTVQNLQASSGDSDVIVIGDLNAYGKEDPILNFTNAGYVDQVARFDSFGYSYVFDGEAGYLDHALATPSLSAQIAGAKHWRINADEPAIIDYNTEFKQPACATCGPDYYSNTVYRSSDHDPVVIGLNLFKQIGGTTGRDKLVGTPGDDVITGGIGADTLTGGAGADQFVFTSLRDGVDTITDFQPGVDRVVLTQLLQSLGINIANPIAGGYVTCKTVGADAMIGIDPDAAGSAVSRNLVLLKNQSCAVAIPGNFGF; this is encoded by the coding sequence ATGAAAATCCGTCCCGATTCCCGCCACCGCTTCGCCCGCAACATCATTGCGGCCAGCTTGATGGCCTCAACCCTGCCGGCCTTTGCCGCTGGCGTCGTCATTTCACAGGTGTACGGCGGAGGCGGCAATAGCGGCGCGACGCTGAAAAACGATTTCGTCGAACTCTTCAACGCTGGCGTCAGCCCGGTCAGCCTGGCCGGCTGGTCGGTACAGTACGGCTCGGCGACCGGCACTACCTGGCAGGTTTCTGCTCTTGCCAATGTAATGCTGCAACCCGGCCAATACTACCTGGTGCAGGAAGCTGTCGGCGCAGGCGGCACTGCCAGCCTGCCGACGCCTGATGCGATTGGCACAATCCCGATGTCAGCGACCAACGGCAAGGTCGCGCTGGTAAATTCGACCACGGCGCTGAGTGGCGCCAATCCCGTCGGCAGCGCCAGCGTCGTCGATCTGGTCGGCTTCGGCACGACGCCGAACGGCTACGAAACAGCCAATACCGGTGTTGCACTGAGCAACACCACGGCCGCCCTGCGCGCAGCAAACGGCTGTACCGACAGCAATAACAACAGCACCGACTTCACCACCGGCAGCCCGGCACCGCGCAACACCGCCACGAGCTTCAACGTCTGTGGTGGTGGCACCCCGGCCAATGCCCCGATCATCACCGCCTGCCCGGCCAGCAGCCTGGCCGCCGGTGAAGTTGGCAGTGTCCTGCTCAGCGCCAGCGATACCGACAGCCGCGTCAATGCCGCCAGCCTGGCCGCCAACGCCCCGGCCGGCTTCACGCTCGGGACGCTGACCGCGGCCAACGCCGACGGCGAAGCAGCGACGGTCGCACTGAATGTCGCCAGCAGCGTCGCCGCCGGCAATTACGCCGTCGCCGTCAATTTCGCCAACGACGAGGCACAGACCGCCAGTTGCACGGTGAACGTCTTGATCAGCGGCACGACGCCGATCCACGCCATTCAGGGCAGCGGCGCAACCAGCCCGCTGGTTGGCCAGCAGGTCACGACGCAGGGCGTGGTCACCAAGGTGATGAACAGCGGTTTCTTCATGCAGGACGAAACGCCGGACAGCGACCCGACCACCTCCGAAGGCATCTACGTCTATACCGGTAGCGCCCCTACCGTACAACTTGGCCAGCGCGTCCGCGTCGCCGCGACAGTAGCCGAATACGCCGTCGGCACCGGGGCCGAAGCCGTCGCCAACCCGCTCACCGAATTGACCAGCCCGGCGGTCAGCGTGCTCGCTTCCGGCATCAGCATCGCACCGACCACCATCGCCTTCCCGGAAGCCGTCGAAGGCGATCTTGAGCACTACGAAGGCATGCTGGTCCATATCGAAGGCCCGCTCACCATCGGCCAGAACTATTTCCTTGGGCGCTACGGCCAACTGACGGTAGCCGCTGGCGGCCGCCTGGAAAAGCCGACCAACCGTTACCCGGCGGGTAGCGCCGAAGCCCTGGCGATGGCCGACGACAATGCCCGCCGCCGTCTCCTGCTCGACGATGGCTCCAGCCTGCAGAACGTCAACCCGACGCCATATCTGGCAGCCGACAACACCGTTCGCGCCGGCGACAGCATCAACGGCCTGACCGGCGTCATCGACTACGGCCTGGCCACCAGCACCAGTTCCGGCCTCAGCGACTACCGTCTCCAGCCAACGGAAGCACCGGCCATCAGCCGGACCAATCCGCGGACGACCGGCCCGGAAGCCGTCGGCGGGAACATCAAGGTGGCCAGCTTCAACGTCCTCAACTATTTCACCACCTTCACCAACGGCCAGACGGCCGATGGTCAGAGCGGCCAGGGCTGTTCGCTGGGCGGCGCCTCTGCCGCTGCAAACTGCCGGGGTGCCAACAATGCCGCCGAGTTCACCCGCCAGCAGGCCAAAATCGTCAATGCCATCAAGGCGCTCAATGCCGACGTGGTCGGCCTGATGGAAATCCAGAACAACGCTGCGGTCGCCGTCCAGAACCTGGTCGCCGCCCTCAATGCAGCCTACGGCAGCCAGGTGTACACCGCCGTCACCAACATCAACGGCAGCATCGGCGACGATGCGATCCGCGTTGCGCTGATCTACAAGAGTGCTGCGGTCACCCCGGTTGGACAGGCCATTTCGGATACTGACCCGATCCACAATCGGCCGCCTTTGCTGCAAACCTTCGCTGCGGCCAATGGCGAGAAGTTCAGCGTCGTGGTCAATCACTTCAAGTCGAAGGGCAGCTGCCCGACATCCGGCAATGATGCTGATCAGGGCGATGGCCAGGGTTGCTGGAACGATGTACGTACCCAGCAAGCACAAGCCTTGCGCAACACCGTGCAAAACCTTCAGGCGAGTAGCGGTGACAGCGACGTCATCGTCATCGGCGACCTCAATGCCTACGGCAAGGAAGACCCCATCCTCAACTTCACCAATGCCGGATACGTTGATCAGGTGGCCCGCTTCGACAGCTTCGGCTACTCCTACGTCTTCGATGGCGAAGCCGGTTACCTCGATCACGCCCTGGCCACCCCCAGCCTGAGCGCCCAGATCGCCGGTGCCAAACACTGGCGCATCAACGCCGACGAGCCGGCCATCATCGACTACAACACCGAGTTCAAGCAGCCGGCCTGCGCCACCTGCGGCCCAGACTACTACAGCAACACGGTCTATCGCTCGTCCGACCATGACCCGGTGGTCATCGGCCTCAATCTGTTCAAGCAGATCGGCGGCACGACCGGCCGCGACAAGCTTGTCGGCACCCCCGGCGACGATGTGATTACCGGCGGCATCGGGGCCGATACGCTGACCGGCGGCGCCGGGGCCGACCAGTTCGTGTTCACCAGCCTGCGCGATGGCGTCGATACGATTACCGACTTCCAACCGGGCGTCGACCGTGTCGTGCTGACCCAGCTTCTGCAATCCCTCGGCATCAACATCGCCAATCCGATTGCCGGCGGCTACGTCACCTGCAAAACGGTTGGCGCCGACGCCATGATCGGCATTGATCCCGATGCCGCCGGCAGCGCTGTCAGCCGTAACCTCGTACTGTTGAAGAACCAGAGTTGCGCCGTTGCCATCCCCGGCAACTTCGGGTTTTGA
- a CDS encoding 3'-5' exonuclease, whose protein sequence is MTMLSLKKFLFRGGAPANLPDDVRASLEVWRASKAPPLDDLHFHTRYVVVDIVSSGSNPESDQLLSIAASSVWKGAIQPDDTFYLDFSTLDGEGSTVDRELTAFLLFVAKAPLVTYHIPYVGGFLQRAFKERLGVDFQPQWVDLAWLLPSMFEDKGDSVMPLDHWIDVFGLDAGTGRRDAMANTLLLARIFQMMTVRAVGKQIDTATHLIDESRASSFLRRTH, encoded by the coding sequence ATGACCATGCTCAGCCTCAAGAAATTCCTGTTCCGGGGCGGCGCGCCGGCCAATCTGCCGGATGATGTGCGGGCTTCGCTTGAAGTCTGGCGCGCCAGCAAGGCGCCGCCGCTCGACGATCTGCACTTCCACACCCGCTACGTCGTGGTCGACATCGTCAGCAGCGGTTCGAATCCCGAAAGCGACCAGTTGCTAAGCATCGCGGCGAGTTCAGTGTGGAAGGGAGCGATCCAGCCGGATGACACCTTCTACCTGGATTTTTCGACGCTGGACGGTGAGGGTTCCACGGTCGACCGGGAATTAACGGCATTTTTGCTGTTTGTCGCCAAGGCGCCGCTGGTTACTTATCACATCCCCTACGTCGGCGGCTTCCTGCAACGCGCCTTCAAGGAGCGGCTGGGCGTCGACTTTCAGCCGCAGTGGGTCGATCTGGCCTGGCTGTTGCCGTCGATGTTCGAGGACAAGGGCGACTCGGTCATGCCGCTCGACCACTGGATCGATGTCTTCGGTCTCGATGCAGGGACTGGCCGGCGCGATGCGATGGCCAACACGCTGCTGCTCGCCCGCATCTTCCAGATGATGACGGTGCGCGCTGTCGGCAAGCAGATCGATACGGCGACTCACCTCATCGACGAATCGCGGGCGAGCAGCTTCCTGCGGCGCACTCACTAG
- a CDS encoding PEP-CTERM sorting domain-containing protein: protein MSKLLRITTIVAMLFAALPAAQATTQSYSFLGTLNSIQFSGSFSFDDSLLAIFNAVEPLLTVAPVSSLSMTYNDVSYSLLDAWGPPDVSYYNGAFLGLSYSNDSMTFVPGLLNTSDAYVTDGLSSADVIYAAVPEPETYAMLLAGLGLMGVVARRRSQAA from the coding sequence GTGTCCAAGTTACTTCGCATCACCACCATCGTTGCCATGCTGTTCGCTGCCTTGCCGGCTGCGCAGGCCACCACCCAAAGCTATTCATTCCTGGGCACGCTGAATTCCATCCAGTTCTCCGGCAGCTTCAGCTTCGACGACTCGCTACTGGCGATCTTCAATGCAGTCGAGCCGCTACTCACGGTTGCCCCGGTTTCGAGCCTCTCGATGACCTACAACGATGTCAGCTACTCGCTGCTTGATGCCTGGGGCCCGCCGGATGTCTCCTACTACAACGGTGCCTTCCTTGGCCTGTCGTATTCAAATGACTCCATGACCTTCGTTCCCGGCCTGCTTAACACCAGCGATGCCTACGTCACCGATGGCCTGAGCTCCGCCGACGTAATCTACGCCGCGGTTCCCGAACCCGAGACCTACGCCATGCTGCTCGCCGGTCTTGGCCTGATGGGTGTGGTCGCCCGCCGCCGTTCCCAGGCCGCCTGA
- a CDS encoding sodium:solute symporter family protein, with translation MFASLTRLQRYYLYYTGGFLSFIGALAVLEQHGMPPRWIGYAFLCFTISMYALIGIACRTSDVSEYYVAGRRVPAFFNGMATGADWMSAASFIGLAGTLYLSGFQGLAYVIGWTGGFVLVALLLAPYLRRFGQYTIPDFLGARYGGNAIRLVAVAAAILASFVYVVAQIYGVGVITSRFVSLQFEIGVFVGLAGILVCSFLGGMRAVTWTQVAQYLILIIAYVTPVAILSYNVTGNPVPQLVYGQVLQQVTKLENRLFQSPVEVEVRELYRERADLYAQKIMQLPQSLNFEREQLSTQINQLKASDAQMRDIVALERQYRDLPRDPEQARVRWENAMFSAVDRSKTPIHHAEAFPGETVEEQNIMRVNFLALIFCLTVGTAALPHVLTRYYTTPTVRQARESVFWSLLFILLLYITAPAYAVFAKYEVLSHLAEIPITKLPGWVAAWAKIGLVSIEDINADGILQLAELSLNPDVIVLATPEIAGMPYVVSGLVAAGGLAAALSTADGLLLTITSSLSHDVYYRIFRPDASTQFRLVISKSMLLVVAILAATVAAQKPGTILSMVSWAFSIAGSAFFPALVLGIFWERATRAGALAGMVVGILLSIYYIIRVEFDSIPILGISGFGMEPWFHIQSTSSGLFGVAAGFMTIIVVSLVTKQDPRAASFLNTIRFRNGDGP, from the coding sequence ATGTTTGCTTCACTGACCAGACTGCAGCGCTATTACCTGTATTACACCGGCGGCTTCCTGTCGTTCATCGGGGCGCTGGCGGTTCTTGAGCAACACGGCATGCCGCCGCGCTGGATCGGCTATGCCTTCCTGTGTTTCACCATTTCGATGTACGCGCTGATCGGCATTGCCTGCCGGACCTCCGATGTCTCGGAGTATTACGTCGCCGGGCGGCGCGTGCCGGCTTTCTTCAACGGTATGGCGACCGGTGCCGACTGGATGAGCGCCGCGTCTTTCATTGGTCTGGCCGGTACGCTTTACCTCTCGGGATTCCAGGGGCTGGCCTATGTCATCGGCTGGACTGGCGGCTTCGTGCTGGTCGCGCTGCTGCTCGCGCCGTATCTCCGACGCTTCGGTCAATACACCATTCCCGATTTTCTCGGTGCCCGCTATGGTGGCAACGCGATTCGCCTGGTCGCCGTCGCGGCCGCCATCCTTGCCTCCTTCGTGTACGTGGTAGCGCAGATTTATGGCGTCGGCGTCATTACCAGCCGCTTCGTCAGCCTGCAATTCGAGATTGGCGTCTTTGTCGGTCTGGCCGGCATCCTCGTTTGTTCGTTTCTGGGTGGCATGCGGGCGGTAACGTGGACGCAGGTTGCCCAGTACCTGATCCTGATCATTGCCTATGTGACGCCGGTCGCCATCCTGTCCTACAACGTCACTGGCAATCCGGTGCCGCAACTGGTCTACGGCCAGGTACTTCAGCAAGTCACCAAACTGGAAAATCGCTTGTTCCAGAGCCCGGTAGAGGTGGAAGTCCGCGAGCTATATCGCGAGCGCGCCGACCTCTATGCACAGAAGATCATGCAGTTGCCGCAGTCACTGAATTTCGAACGCGAACAGCTATCGACGCAGATCAACCAGCTCAAGGCCAGCGACGCCCAGATGCGGGATATTGTCGCGCTGGAAAGGCAGTATCGGGACTTGCCGCGCGATCCTGAACAGGCGAGGGTCCGTTGGGAAAATGCCATGTTTTCGGCGGTTGACCGTAGCAAAACGCCGATTCATCACGCCGAGGCCTTTCCCGGCGAGACGGTCGAGGAGCAGAACATCATGCGCGTCAATTTTCTCGCGCTGATCTTCTGCCTGACTGTCGGAACAGCCGCCTTGCCGCACGTGCTGACCCGCTACTACACGACGCCCACCGTTCGTCAGGCGCGCGAATCGGTGTTCTGGTCGCTGTTGTTCATCCTCTTGCTTTACATCACCGCACCAGCCTACGCGGTCTTCGCCAAGTACGAGGTGCTGTCCCACCTGGCCGAAATACCCATCACCAAATTGCCCGGCTGGGTGGCCGCCTGGGCCAAGATCGGGCTGGTGAGCATCGAGGACATCAACGCCGACGGTATCCTGCAACTGGCTGAACTATCGCTTAATCCGGACGTCATCGTGCTCGCCACCCCGGAAATCGCCGGCATGCCCTACGTGGTTTCCGGCCTGGTCGCGGCCGGCGGTCTGGCCGCTGCCCTGTCCACCGCTGACGGCCTGCTGCTGACCATTACCAGCTCACTGTCGCACGACGTTTATTACCGGATTTTCCGTCCCGATGCGTCGACACAATTCCGGCTGGTCATCTCGAAATCGATGCTGCTGGTCGTCGCCATTCTTGCCGCCACGGTCGCCGCCCAAAAACCAGGAACAATCCTGTCCATGGTTTCCTGGGCCTTTTCCATTGCCGGTTCGGCCTTCTTTCCGGCGCTGGTTCTCGGCATTTTCTGGGAAAGGGCGACCCGGGCCGGCGCGCTGGCCGGCATGGTCGTTGGCATTCTGCTGTCGATCTATTACATCATTCGCGTCGAATTCGACAGCATCCCCATCCTTGGGATCAGTGGTTTTGGCATGGAGCCGTGGTTTCATATTCAATCGACTTCCAGCGGCCTGTTTGGTGTCGCGGCCGGTTTCATGACGATCATCGTGGTCAGCCTGGTTACCAAACAGGACCCTCGGGCCGCCAGTTTCCTCAACACCATCCGTTTCCGGAACGGAGATGGGCCGTGA
- a CDS encoding NADPH-dependent FMN reductase, translating into MSELKILGIVGSLRKDSYNAFALKAAQELLPEGVSLETVSLLGIPVFNQDDETAPPAAVLEFKQKIMAADAILFATPEYNYSLPGGLKNALDWGSRPYGQSAWQGKAAAIMGVSIGNFGTARAQYDLRKILVALDMPVVVQPEVMIGNAAERFDQNGVLTDERSRNLIKKLLNTLVQLEKSVRRTTG; encoded by the coding sequence ATGAGCGAGCTGAAAATTCTGGGCATCGTGGGCAGTCTGCGCAAAGACTCGTACAACGCTTTCGCCCTGAAAGCCGCGCAGGAACTGCTGCCCGAAGGCGTATCACTGGAAACAGTGAGCCTCCTGGGCATTCCGGTGTTCAATCAGGATGACGAAACGGCACCGCCGGCCGCCGTGCTTGAATTCAAGCAAAAGATCATGGCGGCGGATGCAATCCTGTTTGCCACACCGGAATACAACTACTCGCTACCGGGCGGCTTGAAAAATGCCCTCGACTGGGGATCCAGACCCTACGGCCAAAGCGCCTGGCAGGGCAAGGCAGCGGCCATCATGGGCGTTTCCATCGGCAACTTCGGCACCGCCCGCGCCCAATACGATCTCCGGAAAATCCTGGTCGCCCTCGACATGCCGGTCGTCGTTCAACCCGAAGTGATGATCGGCAACGCGGCTGAACGATTCGACCAGAACGGCGTCCTGACCGACGAGCGAAGCCGCAATCTCATCAAGAAACTGTTGAACACGCTGGTGCAGCTGGAAAAATCGGTTCGCCGGACAACTGGGTGA
- a CDS encoding transaldolase family protein produces MLFLLEAVSSLTDRVIGAFNSFDTGHSSWTILATRSRHGLVGFDNFPIKAPATVFGIEAFFRLTVEGLPVTVTLILCLRCQEESHGRSEDLKP; encoded by the coding sequence ATGTTATTTCTCCTTGAGGCGGTTTCGAGTTTGACGGACAGGGTGATCGGAGCGTTCAATAGTTTTGATACCGGGCATTCATCTTGGACGATCTTGGCGACGCGTTCCCGGCATGGCCTGGTCGGGTTCGACAACTTCCCGATCAAAGCGCCGGCCACGGTTTTCGGAATCGAGGCTTTTTTCCGGTTGACCGTGGAAGGCCTCCCGGTGACCGTCACGTTGATCTTGTGTCTGCGCTGTCAGGAAGAAAGTCATGGCAGGTCCGAAGACCTGAAACCCTGA
- a CDS encoding DUF4212 domain-containing protein, with translation MILKAELHWRKTRRLTFTLICLWLFITFGLTWFARGINEVVILGFPLGFYMAAQGALVLYLLIIWWYNRQMKKLDAEFGVENE, from the coding sequence GTGATCCTGAAAGCCGAACTTCACTGGCGTAAAACGCGGCGCCTGACCTTCACCCTCATTTGCCTCTGGCTATTCATAACCTTTGGCTTGACCTGGTTCGCCCGAGGCATCAACGAGGTTGTCATCCTCGGCTTTCCGCTTGGTTTTTACATGGCCGCTCAAGGCGCCCTGGTCCTCTACCTGTTGATCATCTGGTGGTACAACCGGCAGATGAAAAAACTCGATGCGGAATTCGGTGTCGAGAACGAGTGA
- a CDS encoding DUF294 nucleotidyltransferase-like domain-containing protein, with protein sequence MSLRHDGRSRMAGNTQAFLRNHAPFNKMQPDALQHFAEKAQIVFYAAGSEIVGPDSGKVRFFYLIESGKVQARQAGEVTVTEYSILSLGAGESFPIGAVTAGRPSTNLYTAVEDTFCYQLPAEDFLVLLTSSPEFNLFCTRYIASLLDQSRRQLQLQFSQRASEQQTLNSPLAGIGSRSPITVSPETPLRAALETMSKAGVGSLVVAGDDRKAVGVFTRTDLLDRVVLAELPLTTPVGQAMSPNPFMIEEHATAYDAMFAMATHGIRHVLVTDAEGKLTGVVSERDLFSLQRVGLRQIRQSIDGARNVEALQQAAADVRQLSFNMLAQGVGAEQLTQFISALNDALTRRVIQLNLENHNFDGIEWAWLAFGSEGRDEQTFSTDQDNGIVFAPPEGAAVDALKQRFLAYALDVNNDLDRVGFPLCKGNIMASNPQWCLTLEEWKDQFGNWIRMPQPDALLNATIFFDFRALYGKSELADAMRRHLLAQTASNPMFLRAMAKNALDVEPPLGKIRDFLTDLEPGHPGKIDLKKYGSRIFVDVARIYAMASGVHNTNSIQRLRLAAQRLSIRSDEINAVLEGLNFIQLLRLQHQYLEGEPGTQGDNLIDPDTLNELDRRILKESFRQARKIQTRLKLDYQVQ encoded by the coding sequence ATGTCGCTGCGTCACGATGGGCGCAGCCGAATGGCTGGCAACACGCAGGCTTTCCTGCGCAACCATGCACCGTTCAACAAGATGCAGCCGGACGCCCTGCAACACTTCGCGGAGAAGGCGCAGATCGTCTTTTATGCCGCCGGCAGCGAGATCGTCGGGCCGGATTCGGGCAAGGTTCGTTTCTTCTACCTCATTGAATCGGGCAAGGTGCAGGCGCGCCAGGCCGGCGAAGTGACGGTCACCGAATACTCCATCCTCAGCCTCGGCGCCGGCGAGAGTTTTCCGATCGGTGCCGTCACGGCCGGCCGGCCATCGACCAATCTGTACACGGCCGTTGAAGACACCTTCTGCTACCAGTTGCCGGCCGAAGATTTCCTGGTCTTGCTGACCTCCAGCCCGGAATTCAACCTGTTCTGCACGCGCTACATCGCCAGCCTGCTCGACCAGTCGCGTCGCCAGTTGCAACTGCAGTTTTCCCAGCGCGCCAGCGAGCAGCAGACACTCAATTCACCGCTGGCCGGCATCGGTTCGCGTTCGCCGATCACCGTGTCGCCGGAAACTCCGTTGCGCGCCGCGCTGGAAACCATGTCGAAAGCCGGTGTCGGTTCGCTGGTTGTTGCCGGTGACGACCGCAAGGCCGTTGGCGTCTTTACGCGGACCGACCTGCTCGATCGCGTCGTGCTGGCTGAACTGCCGCTGACCACGCCAGTCGGCCAGGCGATGTCGCCCAATCCGTTCATGATCGAAGAGCATGCCACGGCCTACGACGCGATGTTTGCCATGGCGACGCATGGCATTCGCCACGTGCTGGTTACCGATGCCGAGGGCAAACTGACTGGCGTTGTTTCCGAGCGCGACCTGTTCTCGCTGCAGCGTGTCGGTTTGCGCCAAATCCGCCAGTCGATCGATGGCGCCCGCAATGTCGAGGCCTTGCAGCAGGCGGCTGCCGATGTTCGCCAGCTGTCGTTCAACATGCTGGCCCAGGGAGTTGGCGCCGAGCAACTGACTCAGTTTATTTCGGCGCTAAACGATGCGCTGACCCGTCGCGTTATCCAGCTCAACCTCGAAAACCACAATTTCGACGGCATCGAATGGGCCTGGCTGGCCTTCGGTTCGGAAGGGCGCGACGAGCAGACCTTCAGCACCGACCAGGATAACGGCATCGTTTTCGCGCCGCCGGAAGGTGCTGCGGTCGACGCCTTGAAGCAGCGTTTTCTGGCCTACGCGCTCGACGTCAACAACGACCTCGACCGCGTCGGCTTCCCGCTGTGCAAGGGCAACATCATGGCGAGCAACCCGCAATGGTGTTTGACGCTTGAGGAGTGGAAAGACCAGTTCGGCAACTGGATACGCATGCCGCAGCCTGATGCGCTGCTCAACGCCACCATCTTTTTTGATTTCCGCGCGCTCTATGGCAAGTCCGAACTGGCCGATGCGATGCGCCGCCACCTGCTGGCGCAGACGGCATCGAATCCGATGTTCCTGCGTGCAATGGCCAAAAATGCCCTCGACGTCGAGCCGCCGCTCGGCAAGATTCGCGATTTCCTGACCGACCTCGAACCAGGGCATCCAGGCAAGATCGATCTCAAGAAATACGGCTCGCGTATTTTTGTCGACGTCGCCCGCATCTACGCCATGGCCAGCGGCGTGCACAACACCAATTCGATCCAGCGCCTGCGGCTGGCGGCCCAACGCCTGTCGATCCGTAGCGACGAGATCAACGCCGTGCTCGAGGGGCTCAACTTCATCCAGTTGCTGCGCCTGCAGCACCAGTATCTTGAAGGCGAACCAGGCACGCAGGGTGACAACCTGATCGATCCGGACACGCTCAATGAACTGGACCGCCGCATTCTGAAAGAATCCTTCCGTCAGGCCCGCAAGATCCAGACGCGCCTCAAGCTCGATTACCAGGTGCAATGA